A single genomic interval of Lepisosteus oculatus isolate fLepOcu1 chromosome 12, fLepOcu1.hap2, whole genome shotgun sequence harbors:
- the dcaf17 gene encoding DDB1- and CUL4-associated factor 17: MASCSTQNEVPTQNSYKHYSPRTATTPKWRNAHFYLSSRSIGLFSRDAGTLYRKNMRMLRHILLQDTTNFTNVWRKHSKGPIDYEHGKIYFENYRSCYSSIPPKPQCLYELPNCSKSQKIEDALICQCPLDRTLPSPSDRNPCLLALNASNWLYCYSAMTGEQLEKVYLSPRYKFRYLCWDVPQETLCIKSVQNKQTSIARQTGPGQDTLMCLAVFRVLPLELLGMLEISRRVFGNNVVDVMLSQGILAISHSTGMVKLYSFENIVEKFMIKKLTLGEKCEWNGIQGSVGESPLGIPFNIQITDSPTLMFEVSCLESGFQIGGHPWHYIYTPRSKKHKGTYHICSLKDGQLAKNGIQDMNCCSLESDWIYFHPGDSGRIIHVGPSKVNVLKIAETQENLLQFEVIQEYSIEAHRENKADSLVTVTASGRTVRRRLHQLDDDPEQETFQCVEYEDELDLLAVVSVTQTESEGKAHVGIYDNWSGVLMKSVPLVESWDVTYGHQFFFDCDTIIHIEQEKNHKFCCHVYKMTRCQEDNE, encoded by the exons ATGGCTTCGTGCTCAACACAAAATGAGGTGCCCACACAGAACTCGTATAAACACTACAGCCCTCGAACCGCGACGACACCGAAGTGGAGAAATGCCCATTTCTACCTGAGCTCTAGGTCGATTGGCTTGTTTTCCCGTGATGCTGGAACATTGTACCGAAAAAATATGAGAATGCTTCGTCACATTTTGCTACAG GATACCACTAATTTCACAAATGTTTGGAGAAAGCATTCAAAAGGCCCAATTGATTATGAGCATGGAaaaatatactttgaaaattacCGAAGTTGCTATAGCAG TATTCCTCCAAAGCCACAGTGCCTGTACGAGCTGCCTAATTGCTCCAAGTCGCAGAAGATCGAAGATGCGTTGATTTGTCAGTGCCCGCTC GATAGAACACTGCCAAGTCCTTCAGACCGTAACCCATGCCTTCTGGCTCTTAACGCAAGTAACTGGTTGTATTGCTATTCAGCAATGACAGGAGAACAACTGGAAAAGGTCTATTTGTCTCCACGCTATAAATTTAG ATACCTGTGCTGGGATGTTCCCCAGGAAACTCTCTGCATTAAGTCTGTTCAAAATAAACAGACATCCATAGCTAGGCAG acaGGGCCTGGACAGGATACTTTGATGTGCCTGGCGGTCTTCAGAGTTCTGCCCCTGGAACTGCTGGGCATGTTGGAGATCAGCAGAAGA GTGTTTGGGAACAATGTTGTCGATGTTATGCTTTCTCAAGGGATTCTGGCCATTTCTCACAGCACTGGCATGGTGAAGCTATATAGCTTTGAAAATATTGTAGAGAAG tttATGATTAAGAAACTGACGCTTGGCGAGAAATGTGAATGGAATGGAATTCAGGGCTCTGTTGGAGAATCTCCATTGGGCATCCCCTTCAACATCCAGATCACAG ATAGCCCCACTTTGATGTTTGAGGTGTCATGTTTGGAAAGTGGATTTCAGATAGGAGGTCACCCCTGGCACTACATTTACACTCCAAGGAGCAAGAAACACAAAGGCACCTATCACATTTGTTCATTGAAGGATGGCCAGTTG GCAAAGAATGGAATTCAAGATATGAATTGTTGTTCACTGGAATCTGATTGGATCTATTTTCATCCTGGAGATTCTGGAAGAATCATCCATGTTGGGCCAAGTAAAGTTAA TGTACTTAAAATAGCGGAAACACAAGAAAATCTTCTTCAGTTTGAGGTCATACAGGAATATTCTATTGAGGCTCATCGAGAAAATAAG GCAGATTCTCTGGTCACTGTCACAGCTTCTGGTCGAACAGTGAGGAGGAGATTGCACCAGCTGGATGACGACCCAGAACAAGAG ACTTTCCAGTGTGTAGAATACGAAGATGAACTTGACCTGTTGGCAGTTGTATCTGTGACCCAAACAGAGTCTGAAGGAAAGGCCCACGTTGGTATCTACGACAACTGGAGTGGCGTTTTGATGAAAAGTGTTCCACTAGTAGAGTCCTGGGATGTG